Proteins encoded together in one Diabrotica undecimpunctata isolate CICGRU chromosome 3, icDiaUnde3, whole genome shotgun sequence window:
- the LOC140435728 gene encoding uncharacterized protein codes for MEDALIQAVNAVENKEIGVNAAAKAYQIPKTTLKRRIKKQKFTKDSLGFSSILGRVNEQKIVCHIKKLQAHRFTPYRDSVRSMAFELAEELKLPQKFNKETRKASYDWLNFLLKNPTLTIRKSEGVSVCRAKGIKTSCMEEYFKLLESVILENNLVEKPGHIFNMDETGLQLNKRPGNVVAIKGSKNVTSITSGKSTVEGTFLPPYCIMKSKNLKVELNERDASWLSCKNVTKIFLCH; via the coding sequence ATGGAAGATGCATTAATACAAGCGGTTAATGCGGTGGAAAATAAAGAAATAGGTGTAAATGCTGCTGCTAAAGCTTATCAAATTCCTAAAACCACTCTTAAAAGAAGgattaaaaaacaaaagtttacgAAGGACAGCTTAGGGTTTTCCTCCATTTTAGGAAGAGTAAATGAACAGAAGATTGTATGCCACATAAAAAAGTTACAAGCTCATCGGTTTACTCCTTACAGGGATTCAGTGAGAAGCATGGCGTTTGAACTTGCTGAAGAGCTAAAACTACCTCAAAAATTCAACAAGGAAACTAGAAAAGCTAGTTATGATTGGCTAAACTTTCTTTTAAAAAATCCTACTCTTACTATTAGAAAATCAGAAGGTGTATCTGTATGCCGAGCTAAGGGAATAAAGACGAGCTGTATGGAAGAGTACTTTAAGTTACTTGAAAGTGTTATTTTGGAAAACAATTTGGTTGAAAAGCCTGGGCACATTTTTAATATGGACGAAACCGGGCTTCAACTGAACAAAAGGCCAGGAAATGTTGTTGCCATTAAAGGTTCCAAAAATGTAACTTCCATTACTTCAGGTAAAAGTACCGTTGAAGGTACATTTCTTCCCCCATACTGCATAATGAAGAGCAAGAACTTGAAAGTTGAGTTGAATGAACGGGATGCCTCCTGGCTCAGTTGTAAAAATGTCACAAAAATCTTCTTATGTCACTAA